One genomic window of Salmo salar chromosome ssa12, Ssal_v3.1, whole genome shotgun sequence includes the following:
- the LOC106592278 gene encoding basement membrane-specific heparan sulfate proteoglycan core protein codes for MDSSTTALLFCSLLWTVCAQAPVVSVEPRSAGVRLGESVSFRCRVVSGSQPVRLEWKRTNNHPLADNVKIGPDGSVLTVANTGNGNQGQYRCVATNSVGRSTMMASLTIKHSPKVRVTPAGPLRVRLGEPVALECHATGRPRPSITWQRHGTQLVTTKTEDTSTLKVAAVSSEDAGVYVCQAQNTEGVAEVKVEVIVEGGQGAANAPKAPMATVSMAEVTAVEGHTVTMQCQATGSPLPVVSWSKLRAPLPWQHTVVGGVLTLTSVGRQDSGQYICNATNTHGYSQAYTQLEVDSPPYTTSLPDQVRLRPGDTLRLQCLAHGSHPITFHWTRVGRAGMPAGAETIKDGQLLIGQVKLNDSGTYKCVATNHVGSSEALAKVTVKA; via the exons ATGGATTCCTCCACAACAGCACTGCTCTTTTGTTCTCTACTCTGGACAG TATGTGCCCAGGCCCCAGTAGTATCAGTTGAGCCCAGGTCAGCAGGGGTCCGGCTGGGGGAGTCGGTCAGTTTCCGCTGCCGGGTGGTCAGTGGGTCACAGCCCGTCCGTCTGGAGTGGAAGAGAACCAACAACCATCCACTGGCAG ATAATGTGAAGATCGGTCCGGATGGTTCCGTGCTCACTGTTGCTAACACCGGGAACGGTAACCAGGGGCAGTACCGTTGCGTGGCAACTAACTCTGTGGGCCGAAGCACCATGATGGCCTCACTGACCATCAAAC ATTCCCCTAAGGTGCGGGTGACCCCGGCAGGGCCCCTGCGAGTCCGGCTTGGTGAACCTGTAGCTCTGGAATGCCACGCCACAGGTAGGCCACGCCCCTCCATTACCTGGCAACGCCACGGAACACAGCTGGTAACCACAAAGACCGAGGACACCAGTACACTGAAG GTGGCAGCAGTGAGCTCTGAGGATGCTGGAGTGTACGTGTGTCAGGCCCAGAACACTGAGGGGGTCGCCGAGGTCAAGGTGGAGGTCATCGTTGAGGGAGGCCAGGGAGCTGCCAACGCACCCAAGGCACCCATGGCGACGGTATCCATGGCAGAGGTGACAGCTGTGGAGGGTCACACGGTCACCATGCAGTGTCAGGCCACAG gtTCTCCCCTTCCTGTTGTCTCCTGGTCTAAACTGCGAGCCCCGTTACCATGGCAGCACACTGTGGTGGGTGGAGTTCTGACTCTGACCAGCGTGGGGCGCCAGGATTCAGGACAGTACATCTGTAATGCCACCAATACACACGGATACAGCCAGGCATACACACAGCTAGAGGTGGACT cCCCTCCCTACACCACCAGTCTACCAGACCAGGTGAGACTCCGCCCTGGTGACACCCTCCGTCTCCAGTGCCTCGCCCACGGCTCTCACCCAATCACATTCCATTGGACACGGGTGGGCCGGGCCGGCATGCCCGCAGGGGCGGAGACCATTAAGGATGGCCAGCTGCTGATTGGCCAGGTGAAGTTGAATGACAGCGGGACCTACAAATGCGTGGCGACCAACCACGTTGGTTCCAGCGAGGCTCTGGCGAAGGTCACAGTGAAAG CCTAA